A genome region from Sphingobium sp. CR2-8 includes the following:
- a CDS encoding ferredoxin--NADP reductase, which produces MTDVTTEKPVLEPTGALSVETVLSVKHWNEHLFSFRITRPASFRFRSGEFIMIGLKGDNGKPLLRAYSIASPAWDEEIEFLSIKVQDGPLTSKLQKIEPGDQIYLGRKPTGTLVTDALLPGKRLFMLSTGTGLAPFLSLPRDPDVYEFYEQVVVVHSVRRVSDLAFRDEMEGKWAEDPLVSEQAATQFHYVPTVTREPFEGNTARIDTLVESGALFEGVPGAAQFDPETDRIMMCGSMEMIKQFGAYFEGQGFTEGSNAAPGQFVIERAFVG; this is translated from the coding sequence TTGACCGACGTGACGACCGAAAAGCCGGTATTGGAACCCACCGGCGCGCTTTCCGTGGAAACCGTGCTGTCGGTGAAGCACTGGAACGAGCATCTGTTCAGCTTCCGCATCACGCGGCCTGCCAGCTTCCGCTTCCGGTCGGGCGAGTTCATCATGATTGGCCTTAAGGGCGATAACGGCAAGCCGCTGCTGCGCGCCTATTCGATCGCCAGCCCCGCCTGGGACGAGGAAATCGAGTTCCTGTCGATCAAGGTGCAGGACGGTCCGCTGACGAGCAAGCTCCAGAAGATCGAGCCGGGCGACCAGATCTACCTCGGCCGCAAGCCAACCGGCACGCTCGTCACCGACGCGCTGTTGCCGGGCAAACGGCTGTTCATGCTGTCGACCGGCACGGGCCTCGCGCCCTTCCTCAGCCTGCCGCGCGATCCGGACGTCTATGAATTTTACGAGCAGGTCGTCGTGGTCCATTCGGTGCGCCGGGTGAGCGACCTGGCCTTCCGCGATGAGATGGAAGGCAAGTGGGCCGAAGATCCGCTGGTGTCGGAGCAGGCCGCGACCCAGTTCCATTATGTACCGACCGTGACGCGCGAGCCGTTCGAGGGCAATACGGCGCGCATCGACACGCTGGTCGAGAGCGGCGCGCTGTTCGAGGGGGTGCCGGGTGCGGCGCAATTCGATCCCGAGACCGACCGGATCATGATGTGTGGCAGCATGGAGATGATCAAGCAGTTCGGGGCTTATTTCGAGGGGCAGGGGTTCACCGAAGGGTCGAACGCCGCGCCGGGGCAGTTCGTGATCGAGCGGGCGTTCGTCGGGTAA
- a CDS encoding phosphoenolpyruvate carboxykinase has product MQAKSSITLADQGIKTDATQFWNLGTAPLVEAAVRNGEGILSKDGPLVVKTGKHTGRSAKDKFIVRDAETENSVWWGSTNVAMTPAHFAALKEDFFKALGDKSTLYVADLFGGSQPEHRVKVRVINERAWHNLFIRTLLVRPSADELADFAPEYTIIDLPTFKADPARHGCRSETVVAVNFTEKLILIGGTAYAGEMKKSVFGILNYLLPVKGVMPMHCSANIGANGDTAVFFGLSGTGKTTLSADASRTLIGDDEHGWSDTAVFNFEGGCYAKMINLSAEAEPEIFATTKRFGTVLENVVIDEETREIDLDDNSLAENSRGSYPIDFIPNTSEKNLGPVPKNIIFLTADAYGVLPPIARLTPEQAMYHFLSGYTARVAGTEIGVTEPTATFSTCFGAPFMPRHPSVYGNLLKERINKGGVTCWLVNTGWAGGKATMPGIKRMPIKVTRALLNAALDGSLNEAEFRTDPNFGFDVPVAVNGVEPTILDPRAMWADKTAYDATAATLVKAFVDNFAQFVDHVDEGVRGAALVAA; this is encoded by the coding sequence GTGCAGGCCAAATCCTCAATCACCCTGGCAGACCAGGGCATAAAGACCGATGCCACCCAGTTCTGGAATCTCGGCACGGCGCCGCTGGTCGAAGCCGCGGTGCGCAATGGCGAAGGCATATTGTCCAAGGACGGCCCGCTGGTCGTCAAGACCGGCAAGCATACCGGCCGCAGCGCCAAGGACAAGTTCATCGTCCGCGACGCCGAGACCGAGAACAGCGTCTGGTGGGGTTCCACCAACGTCGCGATGACGCCCGCACATTTCGCGGCGCTGAAGGAAGATTTTTTCAAGGCGCTGGGTGACAAGAGCACCCTCTATGTCGCGGACCTGTTCGGCGGATCGCAGCCCGAACACCGCGTGAAGGTGCGCGTCATCAACGAGCGGGCCTGGCACAATCTGTTCATCCGTACCCTGCTGGTGCGCCCGAGCGCCGATGAGCTGGCGGACTTCGCGCCCGAATATACGATCATCGACCTGCCGACCTTCAAGGCCGATCCGGCGCGCCATGGTTGCCGCAGCGAAACCGTGGTCGCGGTCAACTTCACCGAGAAGCTGATCCTGATCGGCGGCACCGCCTATGCCGGCGAGATGAAGAAGTCGGTGTTCGGCATCCTCAATTACCTGCTGCCGGTGAAGGGCGTGATGCCGATGCATTGTTCCGCCAATATCGGCGCAAATGGCGACACGGCGGTCTTCTTCGGCCTGTCGGGCACGGGCAAGACGACGCTATCGGCGGACGCCAGCCGCACGCTGATCGGCGACGACGAGCATGGCTGGTCGGACACGGCCGTCTTCAATTTCGAGGGCGGCTGCTACGCCAAGATGATCAACCTGTCGGCCGAGGCCGAACCGGAGATTTTCGCCACCACCAAGCGGTTCGGCACGGTGCTGGAAAATGTCGTGATCGACGAGGAGACGCGCGAAATCGACCTGGACGACAATAGCCTGGCTGAGAATAGCCGCGGTTCCTACCCGATCGATTTCATCCCCAACACGTCGGAGAAGAATCTGGGACCGGTGCCCAAGAACATCATCTTCCTGACAGCCGATGCCTATGGCGTGTTGCCGCCGATCGCGCGGCTGACCCCGGAACAGGCGATGTATCATTTCCTGTCGGGCTATACCGCGCGGGTGGCGGGGACGGAGATCGGCGTGACCGAGCCGACCGCGACCTTCTCCACCTGCTTCGGTGCGCCGTTCATGCCGCGCCATCCGTCGGTCTATGGCAATCTGCTGAAAGAGCGGATCAACAAGGGCGGCGTGACCTGCTGGCTGGTGAATACCGGCTGGGCGGGCGGCAAGGCGACGATGCCGGGCATCAAGCGCATGCCGATCAAGGTCACGCGCGCGCTGCTGAACGCGGCGCTGGACGGTAGCCTGAACGAGGCGGAGTTCCGCACCGATCCCAATTTCGGGTTCGACGTACCGGTCGCGGTCAACGGAGTGGAGCCGACCATCCTCGATCCGCGCGCCATGTGGGCGGACAAGACCGCCTATGACGCGACCGCCGCGACGCTGGTCAAGGCGTTCGTGGATAATTTTGCGCAGTTCGTGGACCATGTGGACGAGGGCGTGCGCGGCGCGGCGCTGGTCGCCGCCTGA
- a CDS encoding response regulator transcription factor has product MTATIALVDDDKNILTSVSITLQAEGFLTRIYSDPESALKALLENPADLAVFDIKMPRMDGIELLRRLREKSQMPVIFLTSKADELDEALGLAMGADDYIAKPFSQRLLLARIRAILRRAEVSKTPEAPDQPVADPILRGRLEMDPARHRVKWNGQDVTLTVTEFLILETLAQRPGVVKNRNQLMDAAYQDDVYVDDRTIDSHIKRLRRKFREVDSDFNAIDTLYGAGYRFSEE; this is encoded by the coding sequence ATGACCGCAACCATCGCCCTGGTGGATGACGACAAGAATATCCTGACATCGGTGTCGATCACGCTTCAGGCCGAAGGCTTTCTGACGCGCATCTATTCCGATCCGGAAAGCGCGCTGAAGGCGCTGCTGGAAAACCCCGCCGACCTCGCCGTCTTCGATATCAAGATGCCACGCATGGACGGCATCGAACTGCTGCGGCGGCTGCGCGAAAAGAGCCAGATGCCGGTCATCTTCCTGACGTCCAAGGCGGATGAGCTGGACGAGGCGCTGGGCCTGGCCATGGGCGCGGACGACTATATCGCCAAACCCTTTTCCCAGCGCCTGCTGCTCGCCCGCATCCGCGCCATCCTGCGCCGCGCCGAAGTCAGCAAGACGCCCGAAGCGCCCGACCAGCCGGTGGCCGACCCGATCCTGCGCGGACGGCTGGAAATGGACCCGGCGCGCCATCGGGTGAAATGGAACGGGCAGGACGTTACCTTGACCGTCACCGAATTTCTGATCCTGGAAACCCTTGCGCAGCGGCCCGGCGTGGTGAAGAACCGCAACCAGTTGATGGACGCCGCCTATCAGGACGACGTCTATGTCGACGACCGCACGATCGACAGCCATATCAAGCGGCTGCGGCGCAAATTCCGCGAGGTGGATTCCGACTTCAATGCGATCGACACCCTCTATGGCGCCGGCTACCGCTTCTCCGAAGAGTGA